Within Paeniglutamicibacter psychrophenolicus, the genomic segment GCGCCTCGACGATGTCGGCGGTGCCGTCCGTGGACCCGTCGTCGACGACGATGACCTGCACCGGATGGGTCGAGGCGGCGATGGACCGCACGGCCGCCTCGATGCCGGCCGATTCGTTGTAGGCGGGGACGATCACGCTGACCGGGTCGAGGACCTCGGTGCGCATCGGTGAGGTGAACCAGGCCCGGCCGCGCTCGGCCTCGCGGCTGCGCCGCACGGACCGGCTGTGCCGGAAGGCGACCACCATCACCAGCACCGCCCGCGCCAGCGTCACGACCCCGGCCGCGACCAGGCCCCAGGAGATGGCCGTGGCAACGGCATCGGTGAAGCGGACACCGAAGACGAATGCGGTCCCGATCAAGGAATCGGCGACGGACGCCTGCCGGGTGCTGTCCACGCCGATCGAGTCGCCGACCGTGGTGAAGCGGTGGCCGGGCCCGTCCTGCTTCCCCAGCGCCGCGGACAGCGCCTCGACGGTCTGGGAACGGTTCCCCCCGCCGTCGTGCATCAGGAGCACCTGGCCCCCGGCCCCGTGCAGCAGCAATTGGCCGGTGATCACCTTGGCGCCGGGGGCGCGCTCGTCTGCGCTGTTGAGTGTGCTCAGCACGGTCAGGAAGCCCTCGTCCGCTGCCGTCTCCATGGCCGACCACTGTCCGTTCGTCGTGGCCGCGTTCCCCGAGCTGTGGGGCGGGCGCAGCAGCGACGGCGATTGGCCGGTGATCCCCGCGACGACCTTCTGGGCACCCCGGATCTCGAGCTCGCGCCGCCACGAGGGGGCCCCGGAGAGGTCGGCGTGCGTGAGGGTCTGGATGCCGATCTCGTGGCCCTCGGCGGCCATGCGCCGCAGCAGCCCGGGCTGCCGGATCGCCGAGGTGCCGGTGACGAAGAAGGTGGCATGGACCCCGTGCTCCCGCAGGACATCGAGGATCTTCGGCGTCCAGACCGGGTCGGGCCCGTCGTCGAAGGTCAGGGCCACGGTGCGGTCGGAGGGGCCGGCCGTGCGGACATCCTGCCCGCGGGCATCAATGATCGGGCCACCGTCCAGGACTGCCTCCGGGACATTCCCGGCGGCGCGGCTCACGGGCGCGGGGCGATCGCCGATGCCTGCCAGGTGGTTCATGTATCCCTGGATGGCCAGCGACAACCCCAGTGTCAGGACGACGACAACCATGAGGAACCAGTGCGCCGCGATGCCGCCGGTGCGGGCCACCCGGCGTCCGCGGCTCACGGAAGGGGCTCCCGGGTGGGCTTGGCCGGGCCGGTGCCGCCGTGTCCGGGGGCGGTTGCATTGCGGCCCGGTGCGTCCTGGCTCCTTCCCGGGGTGGTCGGCTCGCTGCCGGGGCTCGGCGCGGCACTCGCGGGAGCAGTGCTCGGTGCTGCTTGCGGGGCCGTGGTTTCACGGGGAACGGCCGAGCTGGAAGGGGCAGCGGATTCGGTTGCGGAAGAAGGCGCGGCGGTGGGCGCGGTTTCTTCAGGGGCGCTTGTGGCCGCCTCGGTGCCGGCGGTCGCATCGGGTGCCGCCACGGGTGGTTCCTCGGCGCGTTCGGATGCCGGGGTCGGGGTTGGTGTTGGCCGCGGTTTCGTCGAGGCTTCGGGCCCGGCCGCGACCGCTGGCTGTCCCCCTGAAACGGGCAGCCTCGGTGCCGCGGTCGTGGAGCCGCCCAGGAAGGCGACCAGGAGCAGTGCCACGTACAGCGCCATCAGGCCCACGACCACCATGCCGGCCTTCTTGAGTCGCTGCAGGCGCCTGCCGGAGGGGTCGACGAAGACGGGGTCGCTTGCGGCGGTGGACGATCCTCGGACGGGGGCTTGGGTAAAAACAGGCATTGTTGACCAACGATAACGCACGCCCGCAAAGG encodes:
- a CDS encoding bifunctional polysaccharide deacetylase/glycosyltransferase family 2 protein, translated to MSRGRRVARTGGIAAHWFLMVVVVLTLGLSLAIQGYMNHLAGIGDRPAPVSRAAGNVPEAVLDGGPIIDARGQDVRTAGPSDRTVALTFDDGPDPVWTPKILDVLREHGVHATFFVTGTSAIRQPGLLRRMAAEGHEIGIQTLTHADLSGAPSWRRELEIRGAQKVVAGITGQSPSLLRPPHSSGNAATTNGQWSAMETAADEGFLTVLSTLNSADERAPGAKVITGQLLLHGAGGQVLLMHDGGGNRSQTVEALSAALGKQDGPGHRFTTVGDSIGVDSTRQASVADSLIGTAFVFGVRFTDAVATAISWGLVAAGVVTLARAVLVMVVAFRHSRSVRRSREAERGRAWFTSPMRTEVLDPVSVIVPAYNESAGIEAAVRSIAASTHPVQVIVVDDGSTDGTADIVEALGLPGVEVIRKENGGKPSALNAGIAAARHDLVVMVDGDTVFEPDTVHVLIQRFSDPRVGAISGNTKIANRGGILGAWQHIEYVVGFNLDRRLFDVAECMPTVPGAIGAFRREALARVGGVSSDTLAEDTDLTMALCRDGWRVVYEDDALAWTEAPATLGALWKQRYRWCYGTLQAMWKHRGAVAQSGAAGKLGRRGLAYLLLFQVLLPLFAPVVDIFAIYGLVFLDPVRIAVLWGTFLLIQFIMAAYAFRLDREPLRALWTLPLQQFVYRQLMYLVVIQSVVTALAGVRLRWHRMERYGSLRAPMDSKARTPAP